The Gossypium hirsutum isolate 1008001.06 chromosome D02, Gossypium_hirsutum_v2.1, whole genome shotgun sequence region ATCAGGTATATCCCTCagttacttttaattaatttcctCTATCTCCCTTCTTCTAGTCTCAACTTTTTAAGAGATGGGGTTCTTTTGATTCTTCATATAAATTGACATGATGTGAGCTAGATTATTCttgtcttttttctttctttctttctttttttatcttgTCTAGGTCTGATTCAAAACCAGAAGAATATCCATGGCCACGAATCAAGGTTTTGAAGAAGATTATCTATCTGGGTTTTCATGGCCGCCAAGATCTTACACTTGCAGTTTCTGCGAGAGAGGATTTAGATCAGCTCAAGCTCTGGGTGGTCACATGAATGTTCACAGGAGAGATAAAGCCAGGCTAAGACAATTACCTCCTCCAATGGATCATCATGGTCAGTCACCATTTCTGAACCTTAACCTTAACCTTAACtttaaccctaaccctaatttctCTTCTTCATCCTTGGTTTCTTCTCCATTACCTTGTGAAATGAAGAAATGGTTAGTTAATGAAACCGTCGTAGATAGCACGGATTCAACGAGCATGAAGGGTGCAAAACCATTGTTTGGAGTCAAAGAATTCAAAGATTATGGGTGTAATAATAAGTtcatgaagaagaaaaaaaagaatgtgaGTTTGGACTTGGATTTAGACTTAGAGATGGGTGTGGTTAGTGATTCCAAGGAAGATTTGGATTTGGAACTTCGATTGGGATACActtaattacattaaaaattcaatgcttgaaggtttattaattttgtatgaatattgccatttcctttttcatttcattaCCCTTTAATCCTTATTATGTGTTAAAAGAGTGCTTTTGGTGTGTATCAAACTTATACGttactttcttttcatttcatcAGTACCCTTTATTAGTTTTtgtcagtttttaataatttctttctgGAAATTTCTATTGGTGTGTAGAAAATTCTTGTTAGGTTAGCTATGCATTTAACAGCTTGTTTAAAAGGTTGCTAATTAGGTTTTGGTTGTATCAGGAAGGTTAAGGTTATGAGATCTTGAGTGCTTAGATTCGATCCTCTAAATTATGTGTGAACACTGTTCAAATCTATTTTTGGCTTAAATCTGACTCTGTATGAGTCTTGTCCGTATAGTTATTCTAATCTAATCTATATTAGATTTGTGATTAGTAATGATTTTCAAATACTATTTAATTATTGTAATTGTTAATTAATATAGTTGTACTTCCTAATGTAATTTACCAACTTAGAAGACAAATCCTCATATGATGTTTTAGGAGTGAATAAATCAAGGAAAATATGCGGATTACTTGCATGGAAAAATCTTGAAGATATTTTTTGATAGTTGGCAAAATAATTGAATGTAAATGGTAATTAATTACACACAAAAGCAGGGAAAAATAAGAAATtacaacaaaattataaaaataaaacaagataATTGTGTGTTTTCGGATTTGGTAAATTTATTTAGTTGGACGGCTCACATTATAAGTTAGATTTAGAGGTTATGGATGAATCctttgaggataaaatatgaagtttatgtaatttttgtttatttgatatttagttttcaagaatttagctcttttatttcaaatttagaaagtgaagtttaattgttaataatgttgaaatttttcattaaatttattgattggagattttgaaataaaaaaaatattcacttaatagtcatataacaaaaaataataatgttacaaTAAATCTGAATTCATAAAagtatatgattaaattcatataaataaaatgcaaaactaagttctctattaaaaatacataaactcAGACTATactatattttaacattattattattattattattattattattattattattattattaatttgagGTGGGATGAGTTACAATATTGGTGCCAACACCATTACAACACCAATTTTGCCACTATAATTTTGAGTTACTTTAATTAGATTTTTCTAGTTGTTCTAcaattttttggtaatttttttaatttcttttttattttttaagtacaTTAAATTTTTGCCACTATAATTTGAAGTACAATTTTTAAGTACTTTTTTTCTTTGGTGCCAACACCTTTACAACACCAATTTTACCAATATAATTTTgacttattattatattttttttgggtACATTTTCTTCTCTCTTTATTTTTGGTACATTAAAATTTTGGAAAGGAGATGGATTTATATGGAGTTTAAATCCTGGTTTTAAGTCCtaacattgaattttttttggataatataAATTTTGGTCCTTGAACTTAGTAATTAGGTCtactttggtacttgaacttggtAAGTAGATCCATTTTGATCCCTAGACTTGCATTTCCTCTAGATTTGATGACGTGACCAAAGTTCTTGGAACATGGCTAGATTGGCTAATCAAATTGATTGGATTGAGAACCGACCAatatactaatcaaaacaaaGGGTTGAAGCGATTGAATTGGAAACTACTCAAAACCGGTAAAAATTGAAACTTGAGACAAAAACTAGTAGTTGAACAGGTTGAACCagtttaatactttttttttaattttatgaaattttaaatatttatttaattattgttggtctaGTAATTAAATCAATCAAACCAATTGAATTGGAAACCGCGCTGATCTAACCAATTCAATCACTAGTCCAATTATTAAAACACTTTATGTGACACTCTATGGTTATACCATATCATCacctaaaaatttatataaattttgtaattttcaagtGATAATATGACACAATTTCAGAGTACTAgatcatcaaacttttatatttttcaagtttagaGACCAAAATGAATCCGTAATTAAGTTCAAGTActaaaatagatttaaaaaagtacaagtaccaaaattaatttaattaccaaatttatgaataaaaaattatattatattttttatatcctTATCTATGGTATGGGATTCTTAAAAGAAGTtacaattatcttttttttttcatccctAATTTTCAAGAttataattgaataatttatttattcaattaaataattaaaaaatataattattatggCTATATGAAAAGTAGATGCAAATGAAATCTAAAAACAGTACACCCTCTTTCACAACTCTTCTGAGAATAGGTGCTTGCAATTTAATGATAAAGTACTCTTTATATGCAAATGTGCAGGTGAAATATCGACAGTGAGCAAAAATTCTCAtccaaaagagaaaaaaacaaaagttcaAGAAAAGAGGCTAAACATAAAGTTTTGTCTACTAtaataatgattcatgatcacaATATATCTAGGAAATAATcgaaaaaagatttttttttctgaaaaaagtTGCAAGTTTTTGGAAGTCCTTAAGATAGTGATACAAAAGAGATGGAATGAGGAATTGAAATGAGAAGTTACATAATATGAGCGGTGATGAGTGATTGAAGGTTTGATGATAAATTTGGTGCAATGTTGTCTATTTTTAGTGCAAAACATTTGTTGGGATAAATGTTATATAACATGTTACAACAGTACGTTGATAAATTTGATtcataaattacaaaaaaaaattatttgcaaTGAAAATTAGATTATAAACAGTGTCGGATTTGATAATAAAGATATGGTTGGTTTATGGTTAGATTGTTGAATTTAATCAGCTGAATGTAGCCTGTAAAAAGATGCGTAATATTCCATAAAGATACAAATTTGATATATTAATAGTGGCGTAGCTGCTTTGTTTGATACAATATCTATAATTACTTATAGTTCTttctcaacccttaaataggaggatagtGCGTTTCAGTGCACTTAGACCTATATCCTCTTGTACCAACAATAATATTTATACCAATAGAATTAAAACTCAATACCCACCTAATTGAATTTCTTAAAATAGGTAAGACTTCAAAATTCAAAGAGGTCCCATTCGTGGATAGTGAAAGGAATATAGAGATGAAAGATGAGACAAAAGGGAAGGAAGGGAAGGCCGTAAACAGCATATTTTAGTGAAAGAAAAAGCATTTGGTAAAAAGGAAACAAAGACTATATATctaatatatatgatatagttGGGCCACTTTTTATTTCCAATATTTTAATTTAGCCATACtaattaactttattttaaaaataattcaagtcTGACATATTCGATTTGAGTTGctgtttaataatattttttaatttaattattccaATATAGACTATCATTTAGTATAACTTCACAATTCTATAGATTTCTTTTAGAGTTAAAAAGTTTCctacatgaatttatttaatattaattaataaatactaaaattattgatttttttaaaatttctttaatttctttatgataatttcatttttctgtcaaaattttaaatattataaaaatgattattatacacatataataataatcaAGACACCTATAACAATATTTTGAGATTTAgatcatatttaaatatttttattttttaaattaaaaaattataatttataaataataatattaattagtgAGATTTAAAGCatatcttttataaaattttacaaatgtaATTCCATTTATTAAAGAttgttttcatttaattaaatataaaatagttttatataaaaattgaacattttattgaaataatatcttaattaaaatttattgtttttttatttcacttacaAAGAGAACTAATTATAAGACATGAGATTATTATAGATGTGACCCCCCAAACTCAACTTGGTCGTCAAATTCGAGAATGTGACATCACATTCATTGCCGGAGCAACTTAAACTAGCTTCCTTTTCAAATTCAACAAGATAATaactaattcatataatataaccATATTacttaaaaatcattttcaaatcatttaaacactttagaaatatttttaaacgATTTCTAGGAGTTCGGGGATAATTGGGACTAAATCCAGGTCTCTAGAGGTCAAAACAGGGGAGGAACCCTGTTCTGACACACTTGTATTGACTTCTACCGGTAGAAGTCCCTGTTACTATTCATTTTCGGCTACTGAGTTATTTATTCTGATTCATCTAACCGCTTGAAACGATAAAAGATTGCCAAGACCCAAAAACACTCCTAATTAGACACAAAACAATACCAAGTCATTTCTAAATATTAtgaaacactaaaattaatccaATGCATAATCTCAATCGTGCACATTACTTTATCAATTTCATGCTCCATTTGGCACTGAAGCAATCAATAAAACATAGCATAAGTATAACTTAATATCATGCATCTTATCAATCACCAAATCTATAACCTTTGTAActcgacctagacattatggtcggattgagaaggctacattagccactgaaatggctaagctaacttacgatATTTTTGAAGACCTTACATCAACTAATTTTAGAGAAAAATCGtggttgtactttgagttagtttaaaaacattcatttattaggcCATCTATacttaagattcattttattgttgatagtgttgttttagaaaaatcatttgtCTGTCACTATGCTTTGTAAAAACTCAATGTTAACTAATGCAACATAAAAACCATTATTCATGTCATTTTGGAAAtctagttgccttatcgatttgttttttaaaaatagtttcttTGCAATGTAATGACAATTGGAgaacaatgtcaaattttacttaagccaaatatcatgcatttctCGGTTATTATGTTTAAGTAATCCATGCATGAAAAAATCCCCaaatgaaaagttaccaagccatagaccagaaataattaaaacttacaaaccaaaaccaatagagactaattaataatacttatttaaaaaTAGTCTAATGTTCGAGGTGATGCTCCGTATGTCGGATCCGTTCCTAGTttcgaggtttacctgaaaagttaaacactgtGGGGGAGTGAGTTTATGAATGCTCAGTGTGAGTCTAAGAGTTATCTAAGCAAACATATATCTATATAGTAAGATATAGGAACATCAACACAACGACCATACAATTTATCAATCAGTGCATATAAGCATTAACCAAAAGACCATAAAAGCCATCTCATGGAGTTCATATCAATAAGAGTTCATATTAAACCATAACAATTGACAGATTGGAGTATGGgcatggtatgatgcaaatgatgcaatgcaaaagaTTCCTACCTAACCATTCACTACGCACCAcaagttccccagaactcatctACCGAACTTTAAATAGTGTGAGCCGAAGCTcaatgtggataaaccactagtaCAATAGGTCAGGGACTTGATTGAAAACTGGACAAAACAATGGggcaaaatttataaaatagataaataagcAAAAGGACAAAATcgaaacaaattgaaaatacggAGGGGCCAAATGCGCAAATATCCCATGACagaaaaaacacgcggatcctaggcggtTTGGGTCGGGTCGGTCCGATCCAGGTTAAAACAACACCGTTTTGGGCATATGAAGCAagtcccaaaacgacgtcgttttgagggcttaaaaagtaaaaatttaaagaaaaaaattcatttgtgcaactgtttttaaaaaaattctctctcCATTTTTTTCTCTGAGTACTGCCCAAAATCCAGCAAGGAGAGCCGCCAGTCACCAGCAACGACGCCGCCGtccacggtggccgaaaaattcAAAAggtaagtttttttctttttttttttatattttgatatatatttatatatttagtttttttttaaaacaaagggAAATAAAAGAACTTGAATATAAACAGTTTTAAAGaacgaaaataaagaaaataaaaaagacctTTCGCATGTTTCTAGTTTTTTCGGATCTACTTTGTTTTTTGCTGTTTTTGTGcttgaatctcttttttattTCAGGCCAAAAATCCCCTATAAATGGTTTTTTGCTtagcttttatagccattttacaagtttttattttaatattgttgtcaCTTCTTTCTCTGTTCTTTGCAGGCGCAAGTGGCGGTAGTCGGTGGTGGCAGAGGGTAGGTGCAGCGCTGGTCAGAAAAGGCAGAGGTGGCTGCAGAAGAGTGGGTGGTGGCAGAGGCTAGGAGGAGCGGCGGCTAGggtttcttttccctttttttttttgaaaatagtttaggtttgggccattttgggttgttagggtttttttattattgGGTCATTTTGGGTCTGTTGGTTATTTAATTGTAATAGGCTGGtatttgtttttgttgttgttttttttttttttgcttgcctgggcccgggcaaaattggttgTACACTTATTATATAGAAAGCTTAAATATGAACAAGCTTAATCGAGCACAAATTCAAACTTGAGTACAAAAATTGATAAACAAAATTAATCGAGTTAGCTCAATTATGTCTTGAGTCGAACTCGAGCTTAAAATTTAATGTTCAATTGAGCTTGAATAAGTATCAAGCCTAGAATTTCGAATTAAACCCATATTCAAGCTTATCAATTTTGGGTTCAACTTGACTCAGATATAACTCTAGTCCTCTCTTTTTGATAGATGGCTTTGGTGCATGGGAAATAACAAGCAAATAAAAGAAGGGTATGAACTAGGGCAATTAGCTAATATAGGAATAGTTTTTATGaactttctttttagtttttaatttcttttaaaattatgtaaaattaacataatttataaatactaattttttaaatcaaatcaaattagcATAATATAAAAAGGTTACAAACTAAATTTTTAcgtaatttctttttaaatgtgtttgatatCAAATCCacctaaattttcttttccaaTGCCCAAAATTTCTTTGGCCCAAATGAAATGTGCAAAGTACAAAGGTCGGCCGATATATTTGTTCAAGGAAATTACGGTGGCTTTTTTTAATGTTTCTAAGaaattctttgtttttctttaatttcttttcatttggtCTTTATGACAAATATTAATTGTATCTAAGTAGTATCACTATTAagattatatttacaaaaatttaattaatatattatcttTTCTATTTAATAAATATGGGTAAAATACCATAAAGACCCCTATATTAAGAATCAGATTGTATTTTTCctattttactcaaaaaatacGTAAATTAGTCCTGTACATTAGATCATAGAGCAAACTgttcttttatattaaaaattttgtctATTTGTATTGTGAAAAACTAGTGTGCTTGACGAAATAACCAGATAATGACACATGGCATGCCACGTGTACCTTATATTGACATTCGGGAACTAGTTTTTAATAGCAAAATTGGATGGAATTTAGTAGGagaaccaatttgctctttaatttaacATGCATGGGCTAATTAGCCCCTTCTTTTAGAAGAGGGAGCAAAATATAATCTGACTCCTAATACAAAAGCTTGCATAATACTTTTATCAATAAATATGATGTTCTTAGTGCAAAAAAGTcctaaaatgataattaaacacattaaatCAATTCTTTGTTCTTTTTAATACATATTACAAATTAAGAGTGGGATATGAATAAcatgatttaatatttttaatctttgGAGCGTTAAAAGACTTagctatttttcttttatttccaattAAACCTATACTTGATCACGGGTCCGAAAGGTGAAAgggtttaaacaaaaatataagcTAAAAAGATGAGCTTGGATAAAAAAACGATACCCTaatttgcaaaagaaaaaaacatgCTATTGTTTCCACTATTTTGGTGTTGTTTTACCACTGCTTTGCTatcatttcgctattatattgctactattttgttgttattatttggatattgtataactcttattttattgttaattttgtttctatttagaggcatttgcttgatTAATTtcacctatcttagtgttatttaagcataaatattaaatattttttaaattttattttcaatttgttgggaagcaTTTATTCTAacgtttttagtgtatttgatatattatatttttaaatttattttaatataaaaataataatataaaaaaatttaatacgggcGGGTTAGGCCAAGCttgagttttaatatttttatccagattggatttgaacaaaattttaagctcattttcCAAGTCGAGTCGAATCCAAAATTAGAAATAGGCCTAAAATTATCTTGAGGCCCGACCCGAACCTAACTTGGTCCATAAACACTTTAtttaaacccatttttcaaaGTAAAGAGTTATCCCTTTCGCATttatttcaaaatgataattgaagATTTCTTATTTAAGAAATAAAGAAGTGATTTACAACTTTGCCAATTAGATATCTCTTGAAACCTTAAATcataattataaatatcatcaaaataacgAGTAATAAATAGGCTAAAACTCAATAATTATTCAAAGAAGTCACCAAAAATATGTGACTTTTCTTTGATAATCATGGCAGATATAAGAGTGACACCGTTacaatttaagaaattaaaaattatcaattataatttctaaaaaattataaattataaataatttattattaattcaaatattaaaacatTAGAAAAATAATATTCTTATCAATTAATGTTAATAtgctaataattaatttatataaatctCAAACATGATCAAATCCATGTTATATCAAACGCCAAGATTATATTTCGACCCCCAACATATCcgacaaacataaaaaaatttgttaaaaaaaaacaataagaaaacCAATATTAACCACAAAACTTTGTCTTTCCCTTTCTTTCCAACTCTATCTTGGGCCACTAAAAGATTACAATAGCCCGGAAATTATCATATCCAGGACCAGAGTGTCTGCTGTTAGAGATTAATGGGGTTGATTCAGGCACATTATGGACCATCAATTTCACATCCATCATCAGCTGAACAACTGAtggcccaatgtatcttcaaccAGCTTTGCTTGCCTTGTTCATGTCCTTAAAACAAAACCAGATATATTGGACAAGGTTGAAAACAATGTGCCTACCTGTTAGGTTCTTGTCCACGAACCTACATTGATTTGGGTGGGTAGCTTTTTTATTGACCCCTCTTTCTCGTTAAAGATGTAACTCAACTCATGCCTCGAAGGTGCCCCTACCAGCTGCCCACCCTAAACATAGCTAATTTTGCAATAATTACACGTTATTTTTGGAAAGAAATTTAAGCACCCAATTTCAATGTTGTCATTCAAGACTGTAGTTATAGTAAATCTTAATTGACCCACACCTAATTATCTTGTTGTTAGAGGGGTTCCCATTTGCTCCATTAGAgataacctttttttatttttatttttattttttgaatacttTAACTTTAAATTCGAACAGGACCAgctaataaattaatgaaaatttgtgaTACAATTACACAAAAATTGTCAAACCTAGCACTATGGTATAAATACTAGCATGTGGGGGATGTTTTGACATGCCACCATTAGCTTAAGCAACAAGCACCATATCCACAACAGCACGCGGAAACTTCCTGCTGGCATTTATAACAAGGTTTGACACTTTTTGTATAATTAacattttaaagatataattttcatattttatattacattATGTATATTAAATTAGGAGTAggttttacataaaaaaaactttcaactatttataaatattaatatatatagtatttaaATCGATACGATAAATATATCAGATcagtttgaaaatttacatgcatgacaagtacaatcATATAAtgtcaactttaaaaagttatataatggttattgaattattcgaaagtttttatttaagtcattgggttgttaaAAGTTTTTTCTTAGGTCTAGCTAGCAAGCTCCAAGAGATGATAAGACGATCAATACCCATCAACGAGTAGAAAAACATACCAAAGATCTAAGTCGATCTGACGAATAGTGTCGAAAATCAGAGAAGAAAGCTGTTTGAATTTTAGTTCTCAACTTCGTGACATTTAAAGCTGTTTTATGAAAACAAAACTTTAGAAGAGAAGGAGAATGAGAGCTTTCGATTAGTGCAAGCAGTGTGAACGAAAAAGGccatacaacaacgattttaacagcccagtaacttaaatgaaaagtttcaaataattcagtgaccattttataattttttgaagttgaatatccaaaacataaatttactaataatttaatgacactatgtgtaatttacccataatttttttatactattactattttaacaatgttaaatttattaatataattgtacttAATTATCATATATACTAATGAAGCAATTTCCCATTCTCATAATTTGCATTTGCAATACTATTCATCTTAGTTTATGTTAATTGCATTTAGAAAACAAAAAGtgtttgatttgtatatatacttgaatatattcaatatattttttaaatatatttaacagataataccataaattatgtttgaatatCTATTAAATACAAATAATCCTAATGAATTAGCAAACGTACTACTCATTAGTTGTATACAATTGGAAGTACTTGAGGATCATGATTAAAATAGTAATAACACTTTCTCCTTTACTTTAATTAATTCATATCAGTATTTTAAAGGTTTATATCACTTTTTCTACTCAAgtatttaaaggtttttttttaaatagtatctaaattattaattttgtctcATTTAAGTACAAGAGTGTATGATAACTAGTAAAAAACATGTCATGCTGTGGCGGATCTAGGGAGCGGTAAGGGCCCGGtcccccttaaaatgaaaaattatctatttagatctttcaaaaaatttaaattagtaaaggtaaaattgtattttgcttctctaaaaatgataaaaatttgatttaatcctttaaaaattataaagatggctattaaaaatgaaaatgtaattTCGGCCCACCCTAAAAAACATTTCTGGCTTTGCCCTTGAATTCATATGTCATGTTTTTATTAGTAGATGTCATATTTTGGGGTAAAATTAAATGAACTCAATAGTTTAAGTAGCACttttgaccaaaaaaaattaaatacctaaatgagaaaatgatatattttgaaaaccaattttacatttaaacttttaagaattaatatttaaaaatatggattttcaaaaaaaaaatttggtaaaaGGGTCTCTCAAAATGTTGGGGAAAAAATGGTTAAAAGAGTCAAATGTGACATCTTTGCTATACTATCATGTTTAATTTAGGGATGGCAATAGGTTAGATTTCTGCAAATTCTAAATGATTTGAATCCATAAATCTACTTTAAA contains the following coding sequences:
- the LOC121203032 gene encoding transcriptional regulator SUPERMAN, translating into MATNQGFEEDYLSGFSWPPRSYTCSFCERGFRSAQALGGHMNVHRRDKARLRQLPPPMDHHGQSPFLNLNLNLNFNPNPNFSSSSLVSSPLPCEMKKWLVNETVVDSTDSTSMKGAKPLFGVKEFKDYGCNNKFMKKKKKNVSLDLDLDLEMGVVSDSKEDLDLELRLGYT